The region CAAAATAATTTTCCCTTTTGCGATACATAAAAACATATAAAAATTTGACAATGTCCGGCATAACGGGTTATATAATAAGTGTAAGCGATTTGCTTACCAATCACGCGGTCCCGCTTTGGCGGGATTTTCGCTTTTATTTGAGCGGATACCGCCTTATCCCGGTATAGAACTTGCCGAAATTGATGTATTTGTCCTTTATCCGATGCAACTCGTCGGCAACCATTTCCCGCACTCCCACGATAAATATTTTCTTATTTTTAATTTTCAACCGCTCCAGTATGACCGATAAATCGCAATCGCCTGAAAATAACATTGCCGCGGTATTTTTTTCGGCGTCATCCATCATATCCATCGCTATTTCCACGTCAAAATTGCATTTCGGTTCTTCTATCGTCTCCATTCCGCATTCCTTGATTTGATCAATCAATTCTTTTATTTTGCCGTTCACCGCCGCGTTAAACAAATTTCTTGTCGCTCTTTTAAAAAGCAACGCTTCGCCGGGAGTTTTTTTGATAAATTTCACCGGTTTGTCGCGCAAAATCGCGCCAGTCGCCAAAATCCGCTTCTTTAAAATATCCGATTTCAGCTTCGCGTCTTTGTCGTACTCGTTTTTACCGTAGTAAATTTTCACTTCTTTGATGTTGGAGAATGAAAGTAATTGGGAAACAATATCCTTAATCCTGAATTTCCATCCCAAAACATCCTGCCAATGAAACATATTGGTTAAATCCAAATAAGCCGTAATCGCAGTTTCGTTCTTGATTCATTCCAAATAATCTTTCCTGACTATAAATTTGTTTAAAATATTTTGAGGAATTTCCATAATTTTATTCATAACGCGATCACTCCTTCCAATCGGTTATCACAATGCTTCGGCCTTGTTTTTTGACCACCACTTTTTGTTTCTCGCGCCAGCCCAGCTCAACGATGAAGTCGCGCGGGATGGTTATGGCCAGCGAGGTTTTGCCGCTTTTGGCGAGTTTTCTGATATTTTTATCCTCAATTTTTCGGTTCATATTGAAGTCCTTATTTAAATACTGATTTAAATACTTATTTAAATCAGTACCTTTAATTCATTGAATTCAATTTAGCTCTTTTGGAGATTTTTTCAATAAAAAAAGGCCATTCGGCCTTTTTTGGGTTGTGGTGCGCCCGACAGGAATCGAACCTGTAGTCTTCAGCTTCGGAGGCCAATATTTTATCCATTAAACTACGGGCGCGCGTTTAACTCTTTAATTTATCACGAGCTTAATTCTGCAACTTTTTGGCCACAATGTAAAGATTGGCCTCTCTTGAACCTGAATTTGAAACGCCGTTTCTTTCGATTTTAAAGTCCGCGGCAATTGCCGTTTTTTTTAATTCTTTCAAAGAAAACGCGTGGTGATACCGTTGATATCGATTTTGCCACGCAATGAAAAAATCGCCAAAATCAAGCGGTTCCCGCCCCAGCGCGATGTTAATTTGGGTTTTGGCGAAATTTTGAAACCTCTTCCATCGCCTCGCCTTTATCATTGAAAACGGCCGCAAATCCCAGACCGTAACGATAAAAATACCGCCGGGTTTCAAAACCCGCGAAACTTCTTTGAAAAACAATTCTCGATTTTTCTCCGAAGGAATATGGTGCAAGACCGCGATCGATACCGCCAAATCAAATTCATTCTCCTTGAACGGCAACTTGAGCGCGTCGGCAACCGCGAAATTGGCTTCGGGAAAATTTTTTTTGGCGATCGCAATCAATTTTCGCGAACTGTCGATGCCGGCATATTCCGCTTCCTTTTCCTTAAAAATCGGATAGTAACGGCCGTTGCCGCAACCAATATCCAAAACCCGGCCTCCCCGCTTGAAGAAATCGTCCGCCAGGAATTTCATTTCCGGCCAAACATAATTGCGCGTTTGGGAAAATGATTCCGCGAACGAATCATAATTTTCCCGCGTTTGCGCCAATAACTTGTCGGCGGCAGTTTTATCCATAAGTTGCCAATTTTTTGATTTCGTATTTTTCCAACCGCGCCACCGGAATCTGGTCAACCTGATTGTCGCCTTGGCTGACGATCAGCCGAAACCATGGCGTGAATGCTTCGGGATCCGCCTTCATATCGCGCCGGAGATCGTCAAACGCGATCCATTTCCATCCATCGGCTTCTTCCGGGTTTATCCGCGGATCGCCGTCGAAAATTCCATAAAGCAGATGATCGTATTCGTGTTCAATCAGATCACCGACCTTAACTTTATAAATAAATTCCACCCCCGCCTCTTTCAACGGCGTTAAAATCCCCATTTCTTCCTTTAAACGCCTCTTGGCCGCCATTATCAAATGCTCGCCCGGCCGCGGATGCGAACAACAAGCATTACTCCATAATCCCGGACAATGGTATTTTACCGCGGCGCGGCGCTGCAGAAGAATATCTCGGCGGGAATTGTAAATCATTATCGAAAAACAGCGGTGCAAAATCCCGCGCCGATGGACATCCATTTTTTCTCCGGCGCCTATCGGATTATTGTCTTCGTCAACCAATAAAATATCATCTTTGTCTTCCATAAGAATTTCCAATTATCAATTTTCAATTTACATTAAATTTTCAATGCTTGGATGGCCAAGTAAATACATCTCTTTCGTTTGATCATTGATAATCAAACCATTCATTGAAAATTGGAAATTGAAAACTGAAAATTATTCGATGATCTCAAATATCTTATGCGATTCGTGCGCGCCCTTGATTAAATGCACTTTGCCCGCGGGAACCGCAAAATATAGCG is a window of Candidatus Nealsonbacteria bacterium DGGOD1a DNA encoding:
- a CDS encoding NYN domain-containing protein, with protein sequence MFHWQDVLGWKFRIKDIVSQLLSFSNIKEVKIYYGKNEYDKDAKLKSDILKKRILATGAILRDKPVKFIKKTPGEALLFKRATRNLFNAAVNGKIKELIDQIKECGMETIEEPKCNFDVEIAMDMMDDAEKNTAAMLFSGDCDLSVILERLKIKNKKIFIVGVREMVADELHRIKDKYINFGKFYTGIRRYPLK
- a CDS encoding class I SAM-dependent methyltransferase gives rise to the protein MDKTAADKLLAQTRENYDSFAESFSQTRNYVWPEMKFLADDFFKRGGRVLDIGCGNGRYYPIFKEKEAEYAGIDSSRKLIAIAKKNFPEANFAVADALKLPFKENEFDLAVSIAVLHHIPSEKNRELFFKEVSRVLKPGGIFIVTVWDLRPFSMIKARRWKRFQNFAKTQINIALGREPLDFGDFFIAWQNRYQRYHHAFSLKELKKTAIAADFKIERNGVSNSGSREANLYIVAKKLQN
- the idi gene encoding isopentenyl-diphosphate Delta-isomerase — translated: MEDKDDILLVDEDNNPIGAGEKMDVHRRGILHRCFSIMIYNSRRDILLQRRAAVKYHCPGLWSNACCSHPRPGEHLIMAAKRRLKEEMGILTPLKEAGVEFIYKVKVGDLIEHEYDHLLYGIFDGDPRINPEEADGWKWIAFDDLRRDMKADPEAFTPWFRLIVSQGDNQVDQIPVARLEKYEIKKLATYG